A genomic stretch from Streptomyces venezuelae ATCC 10712 includes:
- a CDS encoding SUKH-3 domain-containing protein, with protein MTRDEAVSARLAEAGWFPGRDVGARLPGLLAFVIDRFAEEGHPVEPFPAARDFVRAFGGLRLVIPGSPPAAVGFTPHWIYEESGEDVAELARNLGRRLFPVGYETFDGAMVLVDETGRFFLLHHTGPYFLGVTAHEAVGCLLYGPQREAREFFV; from the coding sequence GTGACCAGGGACGAAGCCGTCTCCGCCCGGCTCGCCGAGGCGGGCTGGTTCCCCGGGCGGGACGTCGGCGCGCGGCTGCCCGGGCTCCTGGCCTTCGTCATCGACCGATTCGCCGAGGAAGGCCATCCGGTCGAGCCCTTCCCGGCGGCCCGGGACTTCGTCCGCGCGTTCGGGGGGCTGCGCCTGGTGATCCCGGGTTCGCCGCCCGCCGCCGTCGGATTCACCCCGCACTGGATCTACGAGGAGAGCGGTGAGGACGTCGCCGAACTCGCCCGGAACCTGGGCAGGAGGCTGTTTCCCGTCGGATACGAGACGTTCGACGGGGCGATGGTCCTCGTCGACGAGACCGGGCGGTTCTTCCTCCTCCACCACACCGGCCCCTACTTCCTGGGCGTCACCGCGCACGAGGCCGTCGGCTGCCTGCTGTACGGGCCCCAGCGGGAAGCGCGGGAGTTCTTCGTCTGA
- a CDS encoding helix-turn-helix transcriptional regulator: MPEQMETAELRAALLRLRRGSGLPVVFGGLLQDGRAMRIGETCGAVTPALHGLTISTGSGLGGKCLALSRPCAVTDYPSARHITHEYDGPVSAEGLRSVIAVPVVVRRKVRGVLYGALRDALPIGERVFDAAVAAARDVEQALAVRDEVARLEPPPASGPSWEEVRQAYGELRELAPRVPDPELRERLLAVCGRLETASGTPRDLPGVALTPRERDVLTAVASGATNATAATRLGLRPETVKGYLRSAMRKLGAHTRLEAVVAARRAGALP; this comes from the coding sequence GTGCCCGAGCAGATGGAAACGGCCGAACTGCGCGCGGCGCTGCTGCGGCTGCGCCGGGGCAGCGGACTGCCCGTCGTCTTCGGCGGGCTGCTCCAGGACGGGCGGGCGATGCGGATCGGCGAGACGTGCGGGGCGGTGACGCCCGCGCTGCACGGCCTCACCATCTCGACGGGCTCGGGCCTGGGCGGCAAGTGTCTGGCACTGTCCCGGCCGTGCGCGGTCACGGACTACCCCTCGGCCCGGCACATCACCCACGAGTACGACGGGCCGGTCTCGGCGGAGGGGCTGCGCTCGGTGATCGCGGTGCCCGTCGTCGTACGCCGCAAGGTGCGCGGGGTCCTGTACGGGGCACTGCGCGACGCGCTGCCGATCGGCGAGCGGGTCTTCGACGCGGCGGTCGCGGCGGCCCGGGACGTGGAGCAGGCGCTGGCCGTACGGGACGAGGTCGCCCGCCTCGAGCCGCCGCCGGCCTCGGGGCCCTCGTGGGAGGAGGTCCGCCAGGCGTACGGGGAGCTGCGCGAACTGGCCCCGCGGGTCCCGGACCCGGAACTGCGGGAGCGCCTCCTCGCGGTCTGCGGACGCCTGGAGACGGCCTCGGGGACGCCCCGCGACCTGCCGGGCGTGGCGCTGACCCCACGGGAGCGGGACGTCCTGACGGCGGTGGCCTCGGGCGCCACGAACGCGACGGCGGCGACCCGCCTCGGCCTGCGCCCGGAGACGGTCAAGGGCTATCTGCGCTCGGCGATGCGCAAACTGGGCGCCCACACCCGCCTGGAGGCGGTGGTGGCGGCCCGCCGCGCGGGGGCGCTGCCGTAG
- a CDS encoding AMP-binding protein: MTANSATSATERFRAARDFLLRHREDYETAYEGFAWPRSERFNWALEWFDVIAEGNDRTALHLVEEDGEETRVSFADMSARSNRVANWLRAQGVRAGDRIIVMLGNQVELWETVLAAMKLRAVVIPATPLLGPADLRDRVDRGRARHVIVRAEDTAKFDDVPGDYTRIAVGGDGVSWLGYEHAADASEVFEPEGVTLTDDTLMLYFTSGTTARPKLVEHTHTSYPVGHLSTMYWIGLKPGDVHLNISSPGWAKHAWSNLFAPWNAEATVFIHNYTRFDPARLMGEMERHGVTSFCAPPTVWRMLIQADLSQLKTPPREVVAAGEPLNPEVIESVRRAWGVTIRDGFGQTETAVQVSNSPGQRLKEGSMGRPSPGFQVTLVDPVTGEADVPEGEICLDLSANPVGLMTGYHGDPERTAEAMAGGYYRTGDIGARDQDGYITYIGRSDDVFKASDYKISPFELESALLEHEAVAEAAVVPAPDPLRLAVPKAYVVLAAGWEPDAETAKALFAHSRAVLAPYKRVRRIEFAELPKTVSGKIRRVELRRLTAEGGGKEYVEGDLG, encoded by the coding sequence ATGACGGCGAACAGCGCGACCAGTGCGACGGAGAGGTTCCGGGCCGCCCGGGACTTCCTGCTCCGGCACCGCGAGGACTACGAGACGGCCTACGAGGGCTTCGCCTGGCCCCGGTCCGAGCGGTTCAACTGGGCGCTCGAATGGTTCGACGTCATCGCCGAGGGGAACGACCGCACCGCGCTCCACCTCGTCGAGGAGGACGGCGAGGAGACCAGGGTCAGCTTCGCCGACATGTCCGCCCGCTCCAACCGCGTCGCGAACTGGCTGCGCGCCCAGGGCGTCCGCGCCGGTGACCGGATCATCGTCATGCTGGGCAACCAGGTCGAGCTGTGGGAGACCGTCCTCGCCGCGATGAAGCTGCGCGCGGTCGTCATCCCCGCCACCCCGCTGCTCGGCCCCGCCGACCTGCGCGACCGCGTCGACCGGGGCCGCGCCCGCCATGTGATCGTGCGCGCCGAGGACACCGCCAAGTTCGACGACGTCCCGGGCGACTACACCCGGATCGCGGTCGGCGGCGACGGGGTGAGCTGGCTGGGGTACGAGCACGCCGCCGACGCGTCCGAGGTGTTCGAGCCGGAGGGCGTCACCCTCACCGACGACACCCTGATGCTGTACTTCACCTCCGGCACGACCGCCCGTCCGAAGCTCGTCGAGCACACCCACACCTCGTACCCGGTCGGGCACCTGTCGACGATGTACTGGATCGGCCTCAAGCCCGGCGACGTGCACCTCAACATCTCTTCGCCCGGCTGGGCCAAGCACGCCTGGTCCAACCTCTTCGCCCCCTGGAACGCCGAGGCGACCGTCTTCATCCACAACTACACGCGCTTCGACCCGGCCCGTCTCATGGGCGAGATGGAGCGGCACGGCGTCACCAGCTTCTGCGCCCCGCCGACCGTGTGGCGGATGCTGATCCAGGCCGACCTGAGCCAGCTGAAGACCCCGCCGCGCGAGGTCGTCGCCGCAGGCGAACCCCTCAACCCCGAGGTCATCGAGTCGGTACGCCGGGCCTGGGGCGTCACCATCCGGGACGGCTTCGGCCAGACGGAGACCGCCGTCCAGGTCTCCAACAGTCCGGGGCAGCGGCTCAAGGAGGGCTCCATGGGCCGCCCGAGCCCCGGCTTCCAGGTCACCCTCGTCGACCCGGTGACCGGCGAGGCCGACGTGCCGGAGGGCGAGATCTGCCTCGACCTGTCGGCCAACCCGGTGGGCCTGATGACCGGTTACCACGGCGATCCGGAGCGTACGGCGGAGGCCATGGCCGGCGGCTACTACCGCACCGGTGACATCGGTGCGCGAGACCAAGACGGATACATCACGTACATCGGGCGCAGTGACGACGTCTTCAAGGCGTCCGACTACAAGATCAGCCCCTTCGAGCTGGAGAGCGCGCTGCTGGAGCACGAGGCCGTCGCCGAGGCGGCCGTCGTCCCCGCCCCCGACCCGCTGCGGCTCGCCGTCCCCAAGGCGTACGTCGTCCTCGCGGCCGGCTGGGAGCCGGACGCCGAGACGGCGAAGGCCCTCTTCGCCCACTCGCGCGCGGTCCTGGCCCCGTACAAGCGGGTCCGGCGCATCGAGTTCGCCGAGCTGCCGAAGACCGTCTCCGGCAAGATCCGGCGGGTGGAACTGCGCCGGCTCACGGCGGAAGGCGGCGGCAAGGAGTACGTCGAGGGGGACCTGGGATGA
- a CDS encoding AMP-binding protein: protein MTSVQELSYAHGVSETPLLGDTIGDNLDRAVAAWPDREALVDLATGRRWTYAQFGADVDRLAGSLLGSGVRKGDRVGIWAVNCAEWVLVQYATARIGAVMVTINPAYRAHELAYVLNQAGITLLFASLAHKTSDYRAMVEQVRPECPELREAVYFGDLGWDVFLDRTPGELRPEPLSCDEPVNIQYTSGTTGFPKGATLSHHNILNNGYFVGEMIAYSEQDRICIPVPFYHCFGMVMGNLAATSHGACMVIPAPSFDPAATLRAVQEERCTSLYGVPTMFIAELNLPDFGTYDLSSLRTGIMAGSPCPVEVMKRVVAEMNMAEVSICYGMTETSPVSTQTRRDDDLERRTGTVGRVMPHVEVKVVDPATGLTVARGTAGELCTRGYSVMLGYWDEPEKTGEAIDAGRWMHTGDLATMRDDGYVQIVGRIKDMIIRGGENVYPREIEEFLHGHPGIADVQVVGVPDERYGEEILACVIPRDPAAPPTLEDVTAFCRDRLAHYKIPRRLEILTEFPMTVSGKVRKVELRQTYGEGG, encoded by the coding sequence ATGACCTCCGTGCAGGAACTCTCGTACGCGCACGGGGTGTCGGAGACACCGCTCCTCGGCGACACCATCGGCGACAACCTGGACCGGGCCGTCGCCGCCTGGCCCGACCGGGAGGCGCTCGTCGACCTCGCGACAGGACGCCGCTGGACGTACGCCCAATTCGGCGCGGACGTCGACCGGTTGGCCGGCTCGCTGCTCGGCAGCGGGGTCCGCAAGGGCGACCGGGTCGGCATCTGGGCCGTCAACTGCGCCGAGTGGGTCCTCGTGCAGTACGCGACTGCCCGCATCGGCGCCGTCATGGTGACCATCAACCCCGCCTACCGCGCCCACGAGTTGGCGTACGTGCTCAACCAGGCGGGCATCACCCTGCTCTTCGCCTCCCTCGCCCACAAGACCAGCGACTACCGGGCGATGGTCGAGCAAGTGCGGCCGGAGTGCCCCGAGTTGCGGGAGGCCGTCTACTTCGGCGACCTGGGCTGGGACGTCTTCCTCGACCGTACCCCCGGAGAGCTGCGACCCGAGCCGCTCTCCTGCGACGAGCCCGTCAACATCCAGTACACCTCGGGGACGACGGGGTTCCCGAAGGGCGCCACCCTCTCCCACCACAACATCCTCAACAACGGTTACTTCGTCGGCGAGATGATCGCCTACTCCGAGCAGGACCGCATCTGCATCCCGGTGCCCTTCTACCACTGCTTCGGCATGGTCATGGGGAACCTGGCCGCCACCTCGCACGGCGCCTGCATGGTGATCCCCGCGCCCTCCTTCGACCCGGCGGCCACCCTCCGCGCGGTCCAGGAGGAGCGCTGCACCTCGCTGTACGGGGTGCCCACCATGTTCATCGCCGAACTGAACCTCCCCGACTTCGGCACGTACGACCTCTCCAGCCTCCGCACGGGCATCATGGCGGGCTCGCCCTGCCCGGTCGAGGTGATGAAGCGGGTCGTCGCCGAGATGAACATGGCCGAGGTGTCCATCTGCTACGGCATGACGGAGACCTCACCCGTCTCCACCCAGACCCGCCGCGACGACGACCTGGAGCGCCGCACCGGCACCGTCGGCCGGGTCATGCCGCACGTCGAGGTGAAGGTCGTCGACCCGGCCACCGGACTGACCGTCGCACGCGGCACGGCGGGGGAGCTGTGCACCCGCGGCTACAGCGTGATGCTCGGCTACTGGGACGAGCCGGAGAAGACCGGCGAGGCGATCGACGCCGGCCGCTGGATGCACACCGGCGACCTCGCGACCATGCGGGACGACGGATACGTGCAGATCGTCGGCCGCATCAAGGACATGATCATCCGCGGCGGCGAGAACGTCTACCCGCGCGAGATCGAGGAGTTCCTCCACGGACACCCCGGCATCGCCGACGTCCAGGTCGTGGGGGTCCCCGACGAGCGCTACGGCGAGGAGATCCTGGCCTGCGTCATCCCCCGCGACCCCGCCGCCCCGCCCACCCTGGAGGACGTCACCGCCTTCTGCCGCGACCGCCTCGCCCACTACAAGATCCCGCGCAGGCTGGAGATCCTCACCGAGTTCCCGATGACGGTCAGCGGCAAGGTACGGAAGGTGGAACTGCGGCAGACGTACGGGGAGGGCGGCTAG
- a CDS encoding GNAT family N-acetyltransferase, giving the protein MRIRAAAPAELPLLQDIERAAGEPFRALGMAAIADDDPLPLDVLESYRRAGRAWVAVDAADRPVAYLLTDTVDGAAHIEQVSVHPVAARRGVGRALIEHLAAAAREQGLAALTLTTFTEVPWNAPYYSRLGFRPLTEADPALTEGLRAISRAEAAHGLSVWPRVCMRREVG; this is encoded by the coding sequence ATGCGCATCAGAGCGGCCGCTCCGGCCGAACTCCCGCTGCTCCAGGACATCGAACGGGCGGCGGGCGAGCCGTTCCGTGCTCTCGGCATGGCGGCGATCGCCGACGACGACCCGCTGCCCCTCGACGTCCTGGAGTCCTACCGTCGTGCGGGCCGGGCGTGGGTGGCGGTGGACGCCGCCGACCGTCCGGTCGCGTACCTGCTGACCGACACCGTCGACGGCGCCGCGCACATCGAGCAGGTGTCGGTGCATCCGGTTGCCGCGCGCCGGGGGGTCGGCCGGGCGTTGATCGAGCATCTGGCGGCGGCGGCCAGGGAGCAGGGCCTGGCGGCGCTGACGTTGACGACGTTCACCGAGGTGCCGTGGAACGCCCCGTACTACTCGCGGCTCGGCTTCCGTCCGCTCACCGAGGCCGACCCGGCGCTCACGGAGGGGCTGCGCGCGATCAGCCGCGCGGAGGCGGCCCACGGTCTCTCGGTGTGGCCCCGCGTCTGCATGCGCCGGGAGGTCGGGTAG
- a CDS encoding TIGR04222 domain-containing membrane protein, which produces MPTGMWWFIGAACGQLLLAAVLLRTRSRGSEGPRPDGVPPPQALALLRGGRRAAVTVALVALHQRGAVAAGRKHTIRANGGPGRTEDPVQLGVHRALDRAFALRDLALRPEARRAVDALGRELRGAGLLRAPWRLWAARTLLGCVPLTVVVGAYATGASGAGLAAALAVGAVPTLGAAGLSRQPPATGAARRLLAAMRERYPLPADRREVTDGGLVQLYVALYGDPALALFLPRFSRDGGLLDRPGEVDGNRPPRAGGAGAGDGAR; this is translated from the coding sequence ATGCCGACGGGGATGTGGTGGTTCATCGGGGCGGCCTGCGGCCAACTGCTGCTCGCCGCCGTGTTGTTGCGAACCCGCAGCAGGGGAAGCGAGGGACCGCGCCCGGACGGGGTGCCGCCGCCGCAGGCGCTGGCCCTGCTGCGGGGCGGCCGCAGGGCGGCGGTCACGGTGGCGCTCGTGGCGCTGCACCAGCGCGGCGCGGTCGCGGCGGGCCGCAAACATACGATTCGGGCCAATGGCGGGCCGGGCCGCACCGAGGACCCCGTGCAGCTGGGGGTGCACAGGGCGCTGGACCGGGCGTTCGCGCTGCGGGACCTCGCGCTGCGCCCGGAGGCGCGGCGGGCGGTGGACGCGCTGGGCCGGGAGCTGCGCGGCGCGGGTCTGCTGCGCGCTCCGTGGCGGCTGTGGGCGGCGAGAACCCTGCTGGGCTGCGTACCGCTGACGGTGGTGGTGGGGGCGTACGCGACGGGGGCGTCGGGCGCGGGTCTGGCGGCGGCGCTGGCGGTCGGCGCGGTTCCGACGCTCGGCGCGGCGGGCCTGTCGCGGCAGCCGCCGGCGACGGGGGCGGCGCGGCGGCTGCTGGCCGCCATGCGTGAGCGGTATCCGCTGCCGGCGGACCGGCGTGAGGTGACGGACGGGGGCCTGGTCCAGCTCTACGTGGCGTTGTACGGCGATCCGGCGCTGGCCCTGTTCCTGCCGCGATTCTCGCGGGACGGGGGGCTGCTGGACCGTCCCGGGGAGGTGGACGGGAACCGGCCGCCCCGGGCCGGCGGCGCGGGCGCGGGGGACGGTGCGCGGTGA